The proteins below come from a single Geobacillus thermoleovorans genomic window:
- the xseA gene encoding exodeoxyribonuclease VII large subunit — MEVKYVTVGALTKYIKRKFDVDPHLRDLWVKGEISNFKQHSRGHMYFTLKDSQGRIAAVMFAGYNHHLPFRPEDGMNVLARGEISVYEPNGNYQLYVKEMQPEGVGSLYLAYEQLKQRLEAEGLFSPVHKKPLPAFPRCIGVVTSPTGAAVRDIMTTIRRRYPLAKVILFPALVQGDGAAPSIVRAIERANSFGGVDVLIVGRGGGSIEELWAFNEEIVARAIFASKIPIISAVGHETDFTIADFVADLRAPTPTAAAEMAAPHVGELAERLAERKWRLIRAMKEQLAADKEQLRRLQGSYAFRYPKRLYEQKEQQLDALLERLSRQRERLVDKHRQRLHELDMRLWRHHPAAELERMKERQKAAANALEKAMRTAVERHRFRFRSNLARLEALSPLRIMERGYSLVYNEQGELVKRTNQLRIGEHLSIQVQDGRVDCQVTGVEEKHV; from the coding sequence GTGGAAGTGAAATATGTGACGGTCGGGGCGTTGACGAAGTACATCAAACGCAAGTTCGATGTCGACCCGCATTTGCGCGATCTATGGGTGAAGGGCGAGATTTCGAATTTTAAGCAGCATTCGCGCGGCCATATGTATTTTACGTTGAAAGACAGCCAAGGACGCATTGCCGCCGTCATGTTCGCCGGCTACAACCATCATTTGCCGTTCCGCCCTGAAGATGGGATGAACGTGCTCGCGCGCGGGGAAATTTCCGTCTATGAACCGAACGGCAACTATCAGCTTTATGTCAAAGAAATGCAGCCGGAAGGCGTCGGAAGCCTCTATCTAGCCTACGAACAGCTGAAGCAGCGGCTCGAGGCGGAAGGGTTGTTTTCGCCGGTCCATAAAAAGCCGCTTCCAGCCTTCCCTCGCTGCATCGGCGTCGTTACATCGCCGACTGGAGCGGCGGTGCGCGATATTATGACGACGATTCGCCGCCGCTATCCGCTCGCTAAAGTCATTTTGTTTCCAGCGCTCGTTCAAGGGGACGGGGCGGCGCCCTCCATCGTGCGCGCCATCGAGCGGGCGAATTCGTTCGGCGGGGTTGATGTGCTGATTGTCGGCCGCGGCGGCGGCTCGATCGAAGAATTGTGGGCGTTCAATGAAGAAATCGTCGCTCGCGCCATCTTCGCCTCAAAAATACCGATTATTTCCGCTGTCGGCCATGAAACAGATTTTACGATCGCCGACTTTGTCGCCGATTTGCGGGCGCCGACGCCGACGGCAGCAGCTGAGATGGCGGCGCCGCATGTTGGGGAGCTCGCTGAGCGGCTCGCCGAGCGGAAATGGCGGCTCATCCGCGCCATGAAAGAGCAGCTTGCCGCTGATAAAGAGCAGCTTCGCCGGCTGCAAGGATCCTACGCATTCCGCTATCCCAAGCGGCTCTATGAACAAAAAGAACAGCAGCTTGATGCGTTGCTTGAGCGGCTTAGCCGCCAACGCGAACGGCTCGTCGACAAACATCGTCAGCGGTTGCATGAGCTTGACATGAGACTATGGCGGCACCATCCAGCTGCAGAGCTTGAGCGGATGAAAGAACGGCAAAAGGCGGCCGCCAATGCGCTGGAAAAAGCGATGCGCACCGCGGTGGAGCGCCATCGGTTCCGCTTTCGCTCCAACCTCGCCCGGCTTGAGGCGCTCAGTCCGCTTCGCATCATGGAGCGCGGCTACAGCTTGGTGTACAATGAGCAGGGCGAGCTCGTGAAACGAACGAACCAGCTTCGAATCGGCGAGCATCTTTCCATTCAAGTTCAAGACGGACGAGTCGATTGTCAAGTGACGGGAGTGGAGGAAAAACACGTATGA
- the folD gene encoding bifunctional methylenetetrahydrofolate dehydrogenase/methenyltetrahydrofolate cyclohydrolase FolD, with the protein MTAQIISGTEMARTIRTALADEAAQLKADGVEPGLAVILVGDDPASHSYVKGKQKACAEVGIRSFLYTFPAAIDEETLLAKIRELNVDPAVHGILVQLPLPDHICEWSVIETIAPEKDVDGFHPINVGKMMIGQRAFLPCTPHGILVMVQSAGIDIAGKHVVVVGRSNIVGKPVGQLFLREHATVTYTHSKTPDLAAITRQADILIVAVGKARLIGPEHIKPGAVVIDVGVNRLENGKLCGDVDFDAVKEVAGYITPVPGGVGPMTITMLLHNTIEAARQLAAK; encoded by the coding sequence ATGACAGCACAAATCATTAGCGGAACGGAGATGGCGAGGACGATTCGCACCGCATTGGCGGATGAAGCCGCACAGTTGAAAGCGGACGGCGTTGAGCCGGGGCTGGCCGTCATTCTAGTCGGCGACGATCCGGCATCGCATTCGTATGTAAAAGGAAAACAAAAAGCGTGCGCCGAGGTCGGCATTCGCTCGTTCCTTTACACGTTTCCGGCGGCGATCGACGAAGAGACGCTGCTTGCGAAAATCCGCGAGTTAAACGTCGATCCGGCGGTGCACGGCATTTTAGTGCAGCTGCCGCTGCCGGATCACATTTGCGAATGGTCGGTCATTGAAACGATCGCACCGGAAAAAGATGTCGATGGGTTTCACCCGATCAATGTCGGAAAAATGATGATCGGCCAACGGGCGTTTCTCCCTTGCACTCCGCATGGCATTTTAGTGATGGTGCAATCGGCCGGCATTGACATCGCCGGCAAGCACGTCGTCGTCGTCGGCCGAAGCAACATCGTCGGCAAACCGGTTGGCCAGCTGTTTTTGCGCGAACATGCCACCGTCACCTACACTCACTCGAAAACGCCGGATTTGGCCGCCATCACTCGGCAGGCGGACATTTTGATCGTCGCTGTCGGCAAGGCGCGCCTCATCGGCCCGGAACACATCAAGCCCGGGGCGGTCGTCATCGACGTCGGCGTCAACCGGCTTGAGAACGGCAAATTGTGCGGCGATGTCGATTTTGACGCTGTGAAAGAAGTGGCTGGCTATATTACGCCGGTGCCGGGTGGAGTCGGGCCGATGACGATTACAATGCTCTTGCACAACACGATTGAAGCGGCACGGCAGCTGGCCGCAAAGTGA
- the nusB gene encoding transcription antitermination factor NusB produces the protein MKRHEAREKALQALFQIDVGRIPPDEALHNVTGGGDIDPFLRQLVFGVVEHQEEIDELLRANLEKWTLERVANVDRAILRMATYEMKYADDVPVSVSLDEAVELAKKFGDWKSGSFVNGVLSKVKAALQK, from the coding sequence ATGAAGCGGCATGAAGCACGGGAAAAGGCGTTGCAGGCGCTGTTTCAAATCGATGTCGGACGCATTCCACCAGACGAGGCGCTCCACAATGTCACGGGCGGCGGCGACATCGACCCGTTTTTGCGCCAGCTCGTCTTTGGCGTCGTCGAGCACCAGGAGGAGATTGACGAGCTGTTGCGCGCCAATTTGGAAAAATGGACGCTTGAACGCGTCGCCAACGTTGACCGCGCCATTTTGCGCATGGCGACGTACGAGATGAAATACGCCGATGATGTGCCGGTAAGCGTCAGCCTCGATGAGGCGGTCGAGCTGGCGAAAAAATTCGGCGATTGGAAATCCGGAAGTTTTGTCAACGGCGTGCTTTCGAAAGTGAAGGCGGCGCTGCAAAAATAA
- a CDS encoding Asp23/Gls24 family envelope stress response protein yields MSEHVFETEQVYPALGKVEIAPEVIEVIAGIAASEVDGIAQMRGNFAAGVAERFGKKHHGKGVKVDLRDDGVVIDLYCLVQFGASIPNVAKKVQENVRQALWNMTGLEASEVNVHIVGIQFEGGKQEQGVVEQ; encoded by the coding sequence ATGTCTGAGCATGTCTTTGAAACAGAGCAAGTGTACCCGGCGCTCGGCAAGGTGGAAATTGCACCGGAAGTGATTGAGGTGATCGCTGGCATCGCGGCGTCAGAAGTCGACGGCATCGCGCAAATGCGCGGCAATTTTGCCGCCGGCGTCGCCGAGCGGTTTGGAAAGAAACACCATGGCAAAGGCGTCAAGGTTGATTTGCGCGACGACGGCGTCGTCATCGATCTTTATTGCCTCGTCCAGTTTGGCGCATCGATTCCGAACGTGGCGAAAAAGGTGCAGGAAAATGTGCGCCAGGCGCTTTGGAACATGACCGGCCTCGAGGCGAGCGAAGTGAACGTTCATATCGTCGGCATCCAGTTTGAGGGCGGCAAGCAGGAACAAGGCGTGGTCGAACAGTGA
- the accC gene encoding acetyl-CoA carboxylase biotin carboxylase subunit produces the protein MIKKVLVANRGEIAVRIIRACRELGIETVAVFSQADRDALHVQLADEAYCIGPTASKDSYLNFTNIMSVATLTGCDAIHPGYGFLAENEAFAELCRECNVTFIGPSPEAIAKMGIKDIARETMREAGVPIVPGSRGVIESLDEARAIAEEIGYPVIIKATAGGGGKGIRVARDEGELVKGINITQQEAATAFGNPGVYIEKYIEDFRHVEIQVLADSYGNTIHLGERDCSIQRRLQKLVEEAPSPALDDEMRRKMGEAAVKAAKAVNYTGAGTVEFIYDHRNKQFYFMEMNTRIQVEHPVTELITGIDLVKEQIRIAAGEKLSITQEDVTFNGWAIECRINAENPAKNFMPSPGKIAMYLPPGGPGVRVDSAVYPGYTIPPYYDSMIAKLIVHAPTRAEAIARMRRALSEFIIEGIHTTIPFHIKLMEHENFQSGEFNTKFLELYDIMKAE, from the coding sequence ATGATCAAAAAAGTGTTGGTGGCGAACCGCGGGGAAATCGCCGTCCGCATCATCCGCGCCTGCCGCGAGCTTGGGATTGAGACGGTCGCTGTCTTTTCGCAAGCCGACCGCGACGCCTTGCACGTGCAGCTGGCTGATGAGGCGTACTGCATCGGGCCGACCGCTTCGAAAGACAGCTATTTAAATTTCACAAACATTATGAGCGTCGCTACGCTGACTGGCTGTGACGCCATCCACCCCGGTTACGGGTTTTTGGCGGAAAATGAAGCGTTCGCCGAGCTGTGCCGTGAATGCAACGTGACATTTATCGGCCCAAGTCCGGAAGCGATTGCAAAAATGGGCATTAAAGACATCGCTCGCGAGACGATGCGCGAGGCGGGGGTGCCGATCGTGCCTGGGTCGCGCGGGGTTATCGAAAGCCTTGATGAGGCGCGGGCGATTGCCGAAGAGATCGGCTATCCGGTCATCATTAAAGCGACGGCCGGCGGCGGCGGGAAAGGAATCCGCGTCGCCCGCGACGAAGGCGAGCTCGTCAAAGGCATCAACATCACCCAGCAGGAAGCGGCGACGGCGTTTGGCAACCCAGGCGTCTATATTGAAAAATATATCGAAGATTTCCGCCATGTCGAAATTCAAGTGCTCGCTGATTCGTACGGCAATACGATTCATCTCGGTGAGCGCGACTGCTCGATCCAGCGCCGGTTGCAAAAACTGGTCGAGGAAGCGCCGTCGCCGGCGCTTGACGACGAGATGCGCCGGAAGATGGGCGAGGCGGCGGTCAAGGCGGCGAAAGCGGTCAACTACACCGGCGCCGGTACGGTTGAATTTATTTATGACCACCGGAACAAACAATTTTACTTCATGGAGATGAATACGCGCATTCAAGTCGAGCATCCGGTCACTGAACTGATCACCGGCATCGATTTGGTCAAGGAGCAAATCCGCATCGCCGCCGGTGAAAAGCTGTCGATCACCCAAGAGGACGTCACGTTTAACGGCTGGGCGATCGAGTGCCGGATCAACGCCGAAAATCCAGCGAAAAACTTTATGCCGTCGCCGGGGAAAATCGCCATGTACCTGCCGCCGGGCGGCCCGGGCGTGCGCGTCGATTCCGCCGTCTATCCAGGCTATACGATCCCGCCGTATTATGATTCGATGATCGCCAAATTGATCGTTCATGCGCCGACGCGTGCGGAAGCGATCGCCCGCATGAGACGGGCGCTTTCGGAGTTTATCATCGAAGGCATTCATACAACGATTCCGTTCCACATAAAATTAATGGAGCATGAGAATTTTCAAAGCGGTGAGTTTAATACGAAGTTTTTGGAGTTATATGATATTATGAAGGCGGAATAG
- the accB gene encoding acetyl-CoA carboxylase biotin carboxyl carrier protein: MKIQEIRELIRLVDQSSIDEFVYEQGETKVHMKKGTAAVAVASAAAAQTAVAPPAPAAPAAVEPASAAAPVQAAASEAPAPKAETPVVKEEKPAVEGNLHQITSPMVGTFYAAPAPDKPPYVKPGDKVKKDTVVCIIEAMKLFNEIEAEVDGEIVEVLVQNGQLVEYGQPLFLVKPE, translated from the coding sequence ATGAAAATTCAAGAAATCCGTGAATTGATCCGCTTGGTCGACCAGTCCTCAATTGACGAATTCGTATACGAACAAGGCGAAACAAAAGTACATATGAAAAAAGGAACGGCTGCTGTCGCCGTTGCGTCGGCTGCGGCCGCACAGACGGCGGTCGCGCCGCCGGCGCCTGCCGCTCCGGCAGCGGTCGAACCGGCTTCGGCAGCTGCTCCCGTTCAAGCAGCGGCCTCAGAAGCGCCGGCACCGAAAGCGGAAACGCCGGTGGTCAAAGAAGAAAAGCCGGCTGTGGAAGGCAACTTGCATCAAATTACTTCGCCGATGGTCGGCACGTTCTACGCAGCGCCGGCGCCGGACAAGCCGCCGTATGTGAAGCCGGGCGACAAGGTGAAAAAAGACACGGTTGTCTGCATCATCGAGGCGATGAAGCTGTTTAATGAAATTGAAGCGGAAGTCGATGGCGAAATTGTCGAGGTGTTGGTGCAAAACGGCCAGCTCGTCGAATATGGCCAGCCGTTGTTTTTAGTCAAGCCTGAATAA
- a CDS encoding SpoIIIAH-like family protein: MLKKQTVWLLTMLSLVVVLSVYYVTAPKNMNDSPAFTANKKTEKTTDQPSVAVEEAKKPSASGETGDDLFTALRMKIEDERSRLRDELNAIVASANATAEEKSEALDKIEKLQALSEKEATLETLIKSKGGYEDVLVRADDNQVRVTIKAKQSSAKSANEVIHMVKKEIPDAEYVTVEFQPAG; the protein is encoded by the coding sequence ATGTTGAAAAAACAAACCGTATGGCTGTTGACGATGTTGAGCTTGGTCGTTGTGCTGTCGGTCTATTACGTGACAGCTCCAAAAAATATGAACGACAGTCCGGCATTTACCGCCAATAAGAAAACGGAAAAAACAACCGATCAGCCGAGCGTCGCTGTCGAAGAGGCGAAAAAGCCGTCCGCGTCTGGCGAAACGGGCGACGACTTGTTTACAGCGCTGCGCATGAAAATTGAGGATGAACGGAGCCGGTTGCGCGATGAGCTGAACGCCATTGTCGCTTCAGCGAACGCGACGGCGGAAGAAAAAAGTGAAGCGCTCGACAAAATTGAAAAATTGCAAGCATTGTCCGAAAAAGAAGCAACGTTGGAGACGCTCATCAAATCGAAAGGCGGTTATGAAGACGTGCTCGTGCGCGCCGATGACAACCAAGTGCGCGTGACGATCAAAGCGAAACAAAGCTCAGCTAAATCGGCGAATGAAGTCATTCATATGGTGAAAAAAGAAATACCCGATGCTGAATACGTGACGGTTGAGTTTCAGCCGGCTGGATGA
- the spoIIIAG gene encoding stage III sporulation protein AG — MLPLIKRLFSSAPKDGEGAQKKWPFSYVVVLLLAGVALMAASHWANSGEEAEAKPSAGQPSAPAEPAFLASKETKEKVIAAYEERYEKELKAALEAIEGVDDVTVVVNLDSTELKLYEKKRSTQQQTTEENDKEGGKRTIENESTNEEVIIIHNGEEETPLVVATKKPDIRGVLVVAKGADNLQIKKWIVEAVTRVLNVPSYRVAVLPKK, encoded by the coding sequence ATGTTGCCGCTCATCAAACGGCTCTTTTCTTCAGCGCCGAAAGACGGGGAAGGAGCACAGAAAAAATGGCCGTTTTCGTACGTCGTCGTCCTGCTGTTGGCTGGTGTCGCCTTGATGGCGGCAAGCCATTGGGCAAACAGTGGAGAGGAAGCCGAAGCGAAGCCTTCCGCCGGGCAGCCGTCCGCTCCAGCCGAGCCGGCATTCCTGGCAAGCAAGGAGACGAAAGAGAAAGTGATCGCCGCCTATGAGGAGCGGTACGAAAAAGAACTGAAAGCCGCTCTTGAGGCGATCGAAGGGGTGGATGATGTCACGGTCGTCGTCAATCTCGATTCCACGGAGTTGAAACTGTATGAGAAAAAGCGTTCGACTCAGCAGCAGACAACGGAAGAGAACGACAAGGAAGGCGGGAAGCGGACGATCGAAAACGAGTCGACCAATGAAGAAGTCATCATTATTCATAACGGCGAAGAAGAAACGCCGCTTGTCGTCGCCACGAAAAAGCCGGACATCCGCGGCGTTCTCGTTGTCGCCAAAGGGGCGGATAATTTGCAAATCAAAAAATGGATCGTCGAGGCGGTGACGCGCGTGTTAAACGTTCCGAGCTACCGCGTCGCTGTCTTGCCGAAAAAATGA
- the spoIIIAF gene encoding stage III sporulation protein AF — translation MQLVIEWVTNIILFLLFAIIIDFLLPSGTMQKYVKMAVGLMLVLVMLAPVLRLASVDPEQLIASALVHFSNGRAGEEAIKNQIEQQKKEIQASQRAYILKQMAVQLENDVNEELMEKYGLKADVNVYAKPGDDWRMPDDIKTIEVVLSKQKSAGSVEPVVIDTTKPPALPEGDASLAEEVRAFLAGRWEIDEDKIDVQFRGRE, via the coding sequence ATGCAGCTAGTCATTGAGTGGGTGACAAACATCATTTTGTTTTTGTTGTTTGCTATCATCATCGATTTTTTGCTGCCGTCGGGGACGATGCAAAAATACGTGAAAATGGCTGTCGGGCTTATGCTCGTTCTCGTGATGCTCGCTCCGGTACTCAGGCTCGCTTCCGTTGATCCCGAGCAGCTCATCGCGTCGGCGCTCGTCCATTTTTCCAACGGCCGTGCGGGGGAGGAGGCAATAAAAAATCAAATCGAACAGCAGAAAAAAGAAATACAAGCCTCGCAACGCGCATATATTTTAAAACAAATGGCTGTCCAGCTCGAAAACGATGTCAATGAGGAGTTGATGGAAAAGTATGGGCTGAAAGCGGATGTCAACGTTTACGCCAAGCCAGGCGACGACTGGCGCATGCCGGATGACATCAAGACGATTGAGGTCGTCCTTTCGAAACAGAAGTCAGCCGGTTCGGTGGAACCGGTTGTCATCGATACGACGAAGCCGCCGGCTTTGCCGGAGGGCGATGCTTCGCTGGCAGAGGAGGTGCGCGCTTTTCTCGCCGGCCGATGGGAAATCGATGAAGATAAAATTGACGTGCAATTTAGGGGGAGGGAATAG
- the spoIIIAE gene encoding stage III sporulation protein AE: MKRTAFLIVGLLSLFFCPLVVQAASDGPSVSEQLAQLDVSDIRRYWETIVSEYGGFLPESEKGPLTDFLSGDKQWSPAEWLKALARYLFYELQVNGKLLGTLILLAVFSTVLQSLQNAFAQQEVSKIAQAVVYMVLLLIALNSFRLAADYALEAVRTMSHFIIALVPLLLALLATSGGVASAAFFHPIILFVMNTTGTVVEYVTLPLLLLAALLSVVSTLSDRYKATQLADLLNKASLGLLGLILTVFLGVMSVRGATAAVADGVALRAAKFVTGNFIPVVGKLFTDAADTVVAASMLLKNTVGLVGAAILLMIAIFPAVKIFAIVIVYKLSAALLQPLGGGPVLSCLNIIGKSIAYVLAALLIVSLMFFLSLTVMVMAGNITMMVR; the protein is encoded by the coding sequence TTGAAGCGAACAGCGTTCCTTATTGTCGGGCTGCTTTCTCTCTTTTTTTGTCCGTTGGTCGTACAAGCCGCAAGCGATGGACCGTCGGTCAGCGAGCAGCTCGCTCAGCTCGATGTGAGCGATATCCGCCGCTATTGGGAAACGATCGTCAGCGAGTATGGAGGGTTTTTGCCGGAAAGCGAGAAAGGGCCGCTCACCGATTTTTTAAGCGGCGACAAGCAATGGTCGCCGGCCGAATGGCTGAAGGCGCTCGCCCGCTATTTGTTTTATGAACTGCAGGTGAACGGCAAACTGCTCGGCACGCTCATTTTGCTTGCTGTCTTCAGCACGGTGCTGCAATCGCTGCAAAATGCGTTCGCTCAGCAGGAAGTAAGCAAAATCGCCCAGGCGGTCGTCTATATGGTGCTCTTGTTGATCGCCTTAAACAGCTTTCGCCTCGCGGCGGATTATGCGCTTGAGGCGGTGCGGACGATGAGCCATTTCATCATCGCCCTCGTTCCGCTGCTGCTCGCCCTGCTCGCCACTTCCGGCGGGGTCGCGTCGGCGGCGTTTTTCCACCCGATCATTTTGTTTGTGATGAACACCACCGGCACGGTCGTTGAATACGTCACCTTGCCGCTTTTGCTTTTGGCTGCGCTGCTTTCTGTCGTCAGCACGCTCAGCGACCGTTACAAGGCGACTCAGCTCGCCGATTTGCTCAACAAAGCCTCCCTCGGTTTGCTCGGCCTCATTTTGACCGTGTTCCTTGGCGTCATGTCCGTGCGAGGAGCGACAGCGGCCGTGGCTGACGGCGTGGCGCTCCGGGCGGCGAAATTTGTCACCGGCAATTTCATCCCGGTCGTCGGCAAGCTGTTCACTGATGCCGCCGATACGGTCGTCGCCGCTTCCATGCTGTTGAAAAATACGGTCGGGTTGGTCGGGGCGGCGATTTTGCTCATGATCGCCATCTTTCCAGCGGTGAAAATTTTCGCCATCGTCATCGTCTACAAACTATCGGCTGCTCTTCTGCAGCCGCTTGGCGGCGGACCGGTATTGTCCTGCCTCAACATCATCGGCAAAAGCATCGCTTACGTGCTGGCGGCGCTGCTCATTGTGTCGCTCATGTTTTTCTTAAGCCTCACCGTCATGGTGATGGCCGGGAACATTACGATGATGGTCCGCTAG
- the spoIIIAD gene encoding stage III sporulation protein AD, translated as MQIVGLGLIATFLVVLLQEQKSNLAFLLTVFVGCTIFLLLVDQISSILAMLRKMAEGAHIQMVYLETMLKIIGIAYIAEFAAQISKDAGQGAIAAKIELGGKIIILALAVPILTAIIEAVIGLIPSAR; from the coding sequence TTGCAAATCGTCGGCCTCGGGTTGATCGCGACGTTTTTGGTCGTGTTGCTGCAAGAGCAAAAGTCGAATCTCGCCTTTTTGTTGACCGTGTTTGTCGGCTGCACCATTTTTCTGTTGTTGGTCGATCAAATCAGCAGCATTTTGGCGATGTTGCGAAAAATGGCCGAAGGCGCCCATATTCAGATGGTGTATTTAGAGACGATGCTGAAAATCATCGGCATTGCCTACATTGCCGAGTTCGCTGCCCAAATTTCCAAAGACGCCGGCCAAGGGGCGATCGCCGCCAAAATTGAGCTCGGCGGAAAAATCATCATTTTGGCGCTGGCGGTCCCGATTTTGACGGCGATCATTGAAGCGGTCATCGGCCTCATCCCGTCGGCGCGCTAA
- the spoIIIAC gene encoding stage III sporulation protein AC, with amino-acid sequence MGIDVDLILKIAGVGIVIAFLHTVLDQMGRKEYAQWVTLLGFIYILFIVASIVSDLFQKIKDVFLFRG; translated from the coding sequence ATGGGCATCGATGTCGATCTCATTTTGAAAATCGCCGGCGTCGGCATCGTCATCGCGTTTTTGCATACGGTGCTCGATCAGATGGGGAGGAAAGAATACGCCCAATGGGTGACGTTGCTCGGCTTTATTTATATTTTGTTTATAGTCGCTTCCATCGTCAGCGATTTGTTCCAAAAAATCAAGGATGTCTTTTTGTTCCGCGGGTAG
- the spoIIIAB gene encoding stage III sporulation protein SpoIIIAB, with the protein MKWFGALLILAASTWLGFAAARVLHERPRQLRQLKAALRALEAEVMYGHTPLADAAMHLARQTAAPLSELFERFAAALCTEETSAAEAWEKSLRAVWGKTALKQGEFEVMKQFGATLGQYDRLTQQRQIALALAHLEREEAEALDNQARYAKMAKSLGVLAGLLLVILLM; encoded by the coding sequence ATGAAATGGTTTGGCGCTCTGTTGATTCTCGCCGCCTCAACATGGCTTGGGTTTGCCGCCGCCCGCGTGTTGCACGAGCGGCCGCGCCAGCTCCGCCAGCTGAAAGCGGCGCTGAGGGCGCTTGAGGCGGAAGTGATGTATGGCCATACGCCGCTTGCCGACGCCGCTATGCATCTCGCCCGGCAAACGGCCGCCCCGTTGTCCGAATTGTTCGAGCGGTTTGCCGCCGCGTTATGCACAGAAGAAACGAGCGCCGCCGAGGCATGGGAAAAAAGCTTGCGAGCCGTATGGGGAAAAACCGCTCTAAAGCAAGGAGAATTTGAAGTGATGAAACAATTTGGCGCCACGCTTGGCCAATACGACCGGCTCACCCAGCAAAGGCAAATCGCGCTGGCGCTCGCCCATCTTGAGCGGGAGGAAGCGGAAGCGCTAGACAACCAGGCGCGCTACGCCAAGATGGCGAAAAGTTTAGGCGTGTTGGCCGGCCTGCTGCTCGTCATTTTACTCATGTAG
- the spoIIIAA gene encoding stage III sporulation protein AA, whose protein sequence is MEAVWGILPKTVAAALQHHLPSCRRGIEEIRIRVSRPLEVIVDGTARLLPYEVTKEDGVHLLNKLSHYSIYAVEEELKRGFMTIEGGHRVGLAGKVITEGGKVKAIRDVSSFNIRIAKEQIGIAEPLIPYVYDGRWRHTMIIGSPQTGKTTLLRDAARLISSGTRRIPAQKVAIVDERSEIAGCVKGIPQFSFGPRLDVLDACPKAEGMMMMIRSMSPDVMIVDEIGREEDSEAVLEAANAGVSVWTTVHGRNIQDVWQRPTLGPVMEQKVFERFIELTNIPHPGSIRRILDAGGTVLYERAVVHR, encoded by the coding sequence ATGGAAGCGGTGTGGGGAATTTTGCCGAAAACGGTCGCCGCCGCGTTGCAGCACCATCTTCCTTCATGCCGCCGCGGAATTGAAGAAATCCGCATCCGCGTCTCCCGGCCGCTTGAGGTGATCGTCGACGGAACGGCCCGATTGCTGCCGTATGAAGTGACGAAAGAAGACGGCGTGCATTTGCTCAACAAATTGAGTCATTATTCGATCTATGCCGTCGAAGAAGAGCTGAAGCGCGGATTTATGACGATTGAGGGGGGGCATCGCGTTGGGCTGGCCGGCAAAGTCATTACTGAAGGGGGCAAGGTGAAAGCGATCCGCGATGTTTCCTCGTTTAACATTCGCATCGCCAAGGAACAGATCGGCATCGCCGAGCCGCTGATTCCGTATGTGTACGACGGCCGCTGGCGTCATACGATGATCATCGGCTCGCCGCAGACGGGAAAAACGACGCTCCTGCGCGATGCGGCGCGCTTGATTAGCAGCGGGACGAGGCGCATTCCGGCGCAAAAGGTGGCGATCGTTGACGAACGATCGGAAATCGCTGGCTGTGTGAAAGGGATTCCTCAGTTTTCGTTCGGCCCGCGCCTTGACGTGTTGGACGCCTGCCCGAAAGCGGAAGGGATGATGATGATGATCCGCTCGATGAGCCCTGATGTCATGATTGTCGACGAAATCGGGCGCGAGGAGGACAGCGAGGCAGTGCTTGAAGCGGCCAATGCTGGCGTCTCTGTATGGACGACTGTGCACGGCCGCAACATCCAAGACGTCTGGCAGCGTCCGACGCTCGGACCGGTGATGGAACAAAAGGTGTTTGAACGGTTTATTGAGCTGACGAACATTCCCCATCCCGGCTCAATCCGACGCATTCTCGACGCTGGCGGAACGGTGCTGTATGAAAGGGCGGTGGTCCATCGATGA
- a CDS encoding YqhV family protein: MKHWLRSIDPSVMAMAGMRMVSAFIELSAALLMLVFNDVKKALAVNAALAVVGPTVMMVTMAIGLLSLADELSFSRLGLVALGIALILFAIYK, from the coding sequence ATGAAACATTGGCTGCGATCGATCGACCCGTCCGTTATGGCCATGGCTGGCATGCGGATGGTGTCCGCGTTCATTGAACTGAGCGCGGCGCTGTTGATGCTTGTGTTCAATGACGTGAAAAAAGCGCTTGCCGTTAATGCCGCGCTTGCTGTCGTCGGTCCAACCGTCATGATGGTGACCATGGCGATTGGACTGCTTTCGCTTGCGGACGAGCTCTCGTTTTCACGGCTTGGGCTTGTGGCGCTCGGGATAGCGCTCATTTTGTTCGCAATTTACAAGTAA